GATGTCGCCCTTGCCGTGTCCGGCGGCGGTGAGCACCAGCGGCAGCGCCACCAGCGCCCGGTGCCCGCGCGCGACGAGCGCGCCGACCGCGTCGGTCAGCGGGGGGCGGGACAGCTCGATGAAGCCGCCCTCGACGTCGCCGACGTCACCACGACGGCGGACCCGCTCGACGAGCGCGGCGAACTGGTCGACCCCGGCCGCGCTACGCGTACCGTGCCCGACGATGACCAACCCGGTCATGACTTCTCCTCGACGTAGAGCAGGGCGTTGAGGGCGGCGGCGGCGACCGCCGAGCCGCCCTTCTCGCCCACGTTGGACACCCCGGGCAGGCCGCTGGCCCGCAGCGCCGCCTTCGACTCGGCGGCCCCCACGAAGCCGACCGGCAGGCCGACGACCAGCGCCGGTGCGGCGTCCACTGTGAGTAGTTCGACAAGCGCGGTCGGCGCGCAGCCGACCACCCAGACCGCGCCCGGGCCGACCCGGGTCAGTGCGATCCGCACGGCCGCCGCCGAGCGGGTGATCCCGGCCTCGCGGCCCAGCTCGGCGGCGGCCGGCTCGGCGACCGGGCAGACCAGCTCCAAACCGGCCCGGGTGATGCCGGCGGCGACCATCGCCACGTCGGTGACCACGGGCGCCCCGGCGCGCAACGCCGCCAGGCCCGACTCCAGCGCCGCCTCGTCGCAGACCAGCTCGTCGACGTACGCGAGGTCGGCGCTGGCGTGCACCACCCGTTCGGTCACCGCTCGGCAGAGCGGCGGCAGGTGTGACAGGTCGACCCGCTCGCGCAGGATGCGGTACGACTCGACCTCGATGGGATGCACCACCCGGCTCATCGGGCTCCTCCGCAGGGGGCGGGCTCGACGACGCGGATCGCGTCAGGGCCAGCGACGACGCGGATCGCGTCAGAGTCAGCGACGACGCGGATCGCGTCAGACTCAGCGACGACACGGATCGCGTCGACCGGGCAGATCTCCAGGCACTCCAGGCAGCCGGTGCAGCGGTCGGCGCGGACGGTCAGGCCGCCGGGGACGGGCCGGATCGCGTGCGTGGGGCAGGTGAGCAGGCAGGCGCCGCACCCCTGGCAGGCGCCGATCGTCACGATCGCCACCGGTACCCCCGGGGTGTGACCATCCGGCCGGCGACCAGCCTCGTGTCGCTGTTGCCGACCACGACGACGCTGTACATGTCGACCGCAGTCGGGTCCACCGTGGTCAGGGTGGCCAGGTGCACCCGCTCGCCGGGGCGGCTGGCGTTGCGTACCACCCCGACCGGGGTGTCCGGTGGCCGGTGCGCGGCGAGGATCCCGAGCGCCTTGCCGAGCTGCCAGTCGCGCGCCCGGCTGCGCGGGTTGTAGAACACCGTCACGAAGTCGCCCTCGGCGGCGGCAGTCACCCGCCGCTCGATGACCTCCCACGGTGTGTGCAGGTCGGACAGACTCACATAGGCGTGGTCGTGGCCGAGGGGCGCGCCGAGCAGTGCCCCGGCGGCGAGCGCGGCGGTCACCCCGGGCACGCCCACCACGTCGATCCGCTCGTCGGCGTACTCCAGGGCGGGGCTGGCCATCGCGTACACCCCGGCGTCGCCGGACCCGACCAGCGCGACCGCCCGGCCGGCGACGGCCTCGGCGACGGCGGCGCGGGCCCGCTCCTCCTCCGCGCCCAGCCCGCTGGACAGCACCCGGGTGCCCGGGCGAAGCACGTCGCGGACCTGGTCGAGGTACTGGTCCAGGCCGACCACCACGGCCGCGCGCCGCAGCTCGGCCACCGCGCGAGGGGTGCGCAGGTCGGCCGCGCCCGGCCCGAGCCCGACCACGGCGAGCCGGCCGCGCGGCGCGTGCCGGGCCACCGCCACGGTGGCCATCGCCGTCGCGGTCTTGCCCACCAACAGCGCGGCGTCGTCCGGTCGGCCCGTCGGGCCGAGCAGCGCCGCCGCCTCCGACACGCTCGGCGTGCCGACCGCGGCGCGGACCACCTCGCTGGGATGCGGCACGTCGACGGTGGCCAGCCGCGTCGCCGGCCAGGTCACCAGGGGTACGCCGAGCGCGTCAGCGGTGCTCAGGATGCCCGCCTCGTCGGCTTTGACGTCGGCGCTGGCCAGACAGCGCAGGCTCGCCGGGTCGAGGCCGGCCTCGGCCAGCACCCGGTGCAGCAGCTCCCCCACCTCGGCGGCCGGTACGCCCCGACTCGCGCCCACCCCGGCGACCAGCGACGGTGGCCGCAGCACGGCGGTCCGCTCGTCGAGCGGCACCACCCGGTCGGTGACCAGCAGCCGGTAACCGCCGTCCACGGCGCCCTCATCGGTGGTCTGGACGTTCGGGGGCAGGGCGGGCAGCGGCCAGTCGGCGTCGGCGACCAGTCGGACCGGCTCGCCGTCCAGGATGGCCCGGGACACCGCGGCGACCGCGCCCTGCACGGGCCAGCCGAGGGTGTCCAGCCCCGGCAGGTCGACCGCGTCGGTGGCGGTGGTGATCACCGGTCGGGCGTCCAACACCTCGCCGACCTGCTCGGCGAGGTCGTTGCCGCCGCCGGCGTGCCCGCCGAGCAGCGCCACGGCGTGCCGGGCGGCCTCGTCGACGACCACCACGGCAGGGTCGCTGCGCTTGTCGGTGAGCAGCGGCGCGAGGATCCGCACCACCGCGCCGGTGGCCAGGAACGCGACAACCGCGTCGCACTCGGCCCAGGCGCCGCGCAGCGCGTCGGCCGCGCTCTCCCCCTCGACCAGTCGGGCGTGCGGCCAGGCGGTGGCCACGGTGTCGGCGTGCCGTCGGCCGGCGGCGGTGGCCGCCACCAAACCGATCCGAGCGGGCGGGTTTCGGTGGTTCACGGGCGCTCCCCGGTG
This portion of the Micromonospora zamorensis genome encodes:
- the cobJ gene encoding precorrin-3B C(17)-methyltransferase, translating into MNHRNPPARIGLVAATAAGRRHADTVATAWPHARLVEGESAADALRGAWAECDAVVAFLATGAVVRILAPLLTDKRSDPAVVVVDEAARHAVALLGGHAGGGNDLAEQVGEVLDARPVITTATDAVDLPGLDTLGWPVQGAVAAVSRAILDGEPVRLVADADWPLPALPPNVQTTDEGAVDGGYRLLVTDRVVPLDERTAVLRPPSLVAGVGASRGVPAAEVGELLHRVLAEAGLDPASLRCLASADVKADEAGILSTADALGVPLVTWPATRLATVDVPHPSEVVRAAVGTPSVSEAAALLGPTGRPDDAALLVGKTATAMATVAVARHAPRGRLAVVGLGPGAADLRTPRAVAELRRAAVVVGLDQYLDQVRDVLRPGTRVLSSGLGAEEERARAAVAEAVAGRAVALVGSGDAGVYAMASPALEYADERIDVVGVPGVTAALAAGALLGAPLGHDHAYVSLSDLHTPWEVIERRVTAAAEGDFVTVFYNPRSRARDWQLGKALGILAAHRPPDTPVGVVRNASRPGERVHLATLTTVDPTAVDMYSVVVVGNSDTRLVAGRMVTPRGYRWRS
- a CDS encoding DUF362 domain-containing protein, producing the protein MAIVTIGACQGCGACLLTCPTHAIRPVPGGLTVRADRCTGCLECLEICPVDAIRVVAESDAIRVVADSDAIRVVAGPDAIRVVEPAPCGGAR
- a CDS encoding precorrin-8X methylmutase; protein product: MSRVVHPIEVESYRILRERVDLSHLPPLCRAVTERVVHASADLAYVDELVCDEAALESGLAALRAGAPVVTDVAMVAAGITRAGLELVCPVAEPAAAELGREAGITRSAAAVRIALTRVGPGAVWVVGCAPTALVELLTVDAAPALVVGLPVGFVGAAESKAALRASGLPGVSNVGEKGGSAVAAAALNALLYVEEKS